A genomic stretch from Bos javanicus breed banteng chromosome 29, ARS-OSU_banteng_1.0, whole genome shotgun sequence includes:
- the KCNJ1 gene encoding ATP-sensitive inward rectifier potassium channel 1 isoform X1 gives MFKMMLISVLTERMFKHLRKWFVTRFFGRSRRRARLVSKDGRCNIEFGNVEAQSRLIFFVDIWTTVLDLKWRYKMTIFITAFLGSWFFFGLLWYVVAYVHKDLPEFHPPANHTPCVEHINGLTSAFLFSLETQVTIGYGFRCVTEQCGTAIFLLIFQSILGVIINSFMCGAILAKISRPKKRAKTITFSKNAVISKRGGKLCLLIRVANLRKSLLIGSHIYGKLLRTTITPEGETIILDQININFVVDAGNENLFFISPLTIYHVIDHTSPFFHMAAETLPQQDFELVVFLDGTVEATSATCQVRTSYVPEEVLWGYRFAPIVSKTKEGKYRVDFHNFSKTVEVETPHCAMCLYNEKDARAKMKRGYDNPNFVLSEVNETDDTKM, from the exons ATGTTTAAGATGATGTTG ATCAGTGTGTTGACAGAAAGAATGTTCAAGCATCTTCGGAAATGGTTTGTCACTCGCTTTTTTGGGCGTTCTCGGCGGAGAGCGAGGCTGGTCTCCAAAGACGGAAGGTGCAACATTGAGTTTGGCAACGTGGAGGCACAGTCGAGGCTGATATTCTTTGTGGACATATGGACGACCGTGCTGGACCTCAAGTGGAGATACAAAATGACCATCTTCATCACAGCCTTCTTGGGCAGCTGGTTCTTCTTTGGCCTCCTCTGGTACGTGGTCGCCTATGTCCACAAAGACCTCCCTGAGTTCCATCCCCCTGCCAACCACACCCCTTGCGTGGAACACATTAATGGCCTGACCTcagcttttctgttttctctggaaACGCAAGTGACCATTGGCTATGGATTCCGGTGTGTGACGGAGCAGTGTGGCACCGCCATCTTTCTGCTCATCTTCCAGTCTATACTCGGCGTCATCATCAATTCTTTCATGTGTGGTGCTATTTTAGCCAAGATCTCCAGACCCAAAAAACGCGCCAAGACCATTACTTTCAGCAAGAACGCAGTGATCAGCAAGCGGGGTGGGAAGCTTTGTCTCCTGATCCGAGTGGCTAATCTTCGGAAGAGCCTCCTCATCGGCAGTCACATATACGGAAAGCTTCTGAGGACCACCATCACTCCTGAAGGAGAGACCATCATTTTGGACCAGATCAATATCAACTTTGTGGTTGACGCAGGGAATGAAAATTTATTCTTCATCTCCCCACTGACGATTTACCATGTCATTGATCACACCAGCCCCTTCTTCCACATGGCAGCAGAAACCCTTCCCCAGCAGGACTTTGAACTAGTCGTGTTTTTAGATGGCACAGTGGAGGCAACCAGTGCCACCTGCCAAGTCCGGACATCCTACGTCCCAGAAGAGGTGCTCTGGGGTTACCGTTTTGCTCCCATAGTGTCCAAGACCAAGGAAGGGAAATACCGAGTGGACTTCCATAACTTTAGCAAGACTGTGGAAGTGGAGACGCCTCACTGTGCCATGTGCCTTTATAATGAGAAAGACGCTCGAGCCAAGATGAAAAGAGGCTACGACAACCCCAACTTTGTCTTGTCAGAAGTTAATGAAACAGACGACACCAAAATGTAA
- the KCNJ1 gene encoding ATP-sensitive inward rectifier potassium channel 1 isoform X2: MFKHLRKWFVTRFFGRSRRRARLVSKDGRCNIEFGNVEAQSRLIFFVDIWTTVLDLKWRYKMTIFITAFLGSWFFFGLLWYVVAYVHKDLPEFHPPANHTPCVEHINGLTSAFLFSLETQVTIGYGFRCVTEQCGTAIFLLIFQSILGVIINSFMCGAILAKISRPKKRAKTITFSKNAVISKRGGKLCLLIRVANLRKSLLIGSHIYGKLLRTTITPEGETIILDQININFVVDAGNENLFFISPLTIYHVIDHTSPFFHMAAETLPQQDFELVVFLDGTVEATSATCQVRTSYVPEEVLWGYRFAPIVSKTKEGKYRVDFHNFSKTVEVETPHCAMCLYNEKDARAKMKRGYDNPNFVLSEVNETDDTKM; this comes from the coding sequence ATGTTCAAGCATCTTCGGAAATGGTTTGTCACTCGCTTTTTTGGGCGTTCTCGGCGGAGAGCGAGGCTGGTCTCCAAAGACGGAAGGTGCAACATTGAGTTTGGCAACGTGGAGGCACAGTCGAGGCTGATATTCTTTGTGGACATATGGACGACCGTGCTGGACCTCAAGTGGAGATACAAAATGACCATCTTCATCACAGCCTTCTTGGGCAGCTGGTTCTTCTTTGGCCTCCTCTGGTACGTGGTCGCCTATGTCCACAAAGACCTCCCTGAGTTCCATCCCCCTGCCAACCACACCCCTTGCGTGGAACACATTAATGGCCTGACCTcagcttttctgttttctctggaaACGCAAGTGACCATTGGCTATGGATTCCGGTGTGTGACGGAGCAGTGTGGCACCGCCATCTTTCTGCTCATCTTCCAGTCTATACTCGGCGTCATCATCAATTCTTTCATGTGTGGTGCTATTTTAGCCAAGATCTCCAGACCCAAAAAACGCGCCAAGACCATTACTTTCAGCAAGAACGCAGTGATCAGCAAGCGGGGTGGGAAGCTTTGTCTCCTGATCCGAGTGGCTAATCTTCGGAAGAGCCTCCTCATCGGCAGTCACATATACGGAAAGCTTCTGAGGACCACCATCACTCCTGAAGGAGAGACCATCATTTTGGACCAGATCAATATCAACTTTGTGGTTGACGCAGGGAATGAAAATTTATTCTTCATCTCCCCACTGACGATTTACCATGTCATTGATCACACCAGCCCCTTCTTCCACATGGCAGCAGAAACCCTTCCCCAGCAGGACTTTGAACTAGTCGTGTTTTTAGATGGCACAGTGGAGGCAACCAGTGCCACCTGCCAAGTCCGGACATCCTACGTCCCAGAAGAGGTGCTCTGGGGTTACCGTTTTGCTCCCATAGTGTCCAAGACCAAGGAAGGGAAATACCGAGTGGACTTCCATAACTTTAGCAAGACTGTGGAAGTGGAGACGCCTCACTGTGCCATGTGCCTTTATAATGAGAAAGACGCTCGAGCCAAGATGAAAAGAGGCTACGACAACCCCAACTTTGTCTTGTCAGAAGTTAATGAAACAGACGACACCAAAATGTAA